In Etheostoma spectabile isolate EspeVRDwgs_2016 unplaced genomic scaffold, UIUC_Espe_1.0 scaffold00569769, whole genome shotgun sequence, the DNA window ctatctatgtatcatCTTttgctctatctatctatctatctatcatcttttgctctatctatctatctatctatctatctatctatctatctatcatcttttgctctatctatctatctatctatctatctatctatctatctatctatctatctatctatctatctatctatcatcttttgctctatctatctatctatctatctatctatctatcatcttttgctctatctatctatctatctatctatctatctatctatctatctatctatctatctatctatctatctatctatctatcatctttttatctatctatctatctatcttatattCTTGAAAACCAGACAAACAGACTAACAATCCATTTAAGCGCCAAAGTACTGACCACATGACGCCATTAAGACCTGTCAGAGAAACTGTTTGTCATCTCATTGACTTGACTCCATCACCCACAATGCTCGAGTCCAGTATATTTGCATACTGCTGTGGCAACTCTGATTGCTGCTTGCAACATTATTTCAAAAACTACCTTGACTCAGCAACTATGGTTTCAGATCTGTTAATTTAATACGACTTTAAGTCTATTTAGTTGTTAAGCCGTCCTTAAGCCTGCACGTTTCCTTTAAATTAGGAATATAACGGATTAAGATTGTACTCGTACCAGGTCTCGGAGCTCCACACTAACACTGCCTGAAGCTGCAACAGCTGTACTCTGttactgttgttattgttaCAACCAATCAGACAAGCCGTGCCGTTGGtttatgttcatttaaaaaggtttaaGGAAACAGCTGAACAGCATCACTACCACACCATTACAGCAGGAGGATTTTAGGACATTTACTGCCCCACAGAGGCAAACAGCTGCAACTagactacatttacattaatttaGCACACAACAACAATATATTTAAGGGACATTAAGTATAATTTAACTCTAAACTTAACTCGTCTGACtgtgtcttcccgtcaaaattgaaaaaaaacactgtttttgtgctttttaatcaatgtttgtcactttttttgacatttttaacactacgtaacattaacttattactagttttacagttatttggggTTTacggtcaacaaacctcatttataggaaattatgcctaatATTTGacttagaaaagcagaaattaggaattattgagactaaaattaaaggaatggatgtttgatggataatcacaggctggaatatgtcaacttttacgcaatactatttcaaaaacacttttcaaatgctataaaattgaataagacgccccaaaattaatgaaagtagagatgtgtactagccaaagagcgttgtgttgaatcaatcatgttattttgggtacaGGAACGTAGATATAggcctgaggacaacatgagggttaaaaggacCTGCAAAGAAACTCTCAGGGGCTTTGCACTTTGGGTCCCTACAATTATTTGTAGTTTTAGACATTTTCATGTGTGGCTCATTGCACATATCTTTTTTCCAAAGTGCATATCATTTGTTTGGCTGCaaagagagttttttttgttttactgacaCTCAAAGTGTGACTCATCTGGACAGATAATTTCATCAGGACCACCGATGTGGCACTCGTCTTTTATCTAAAAACCAATGTCCCGTTGTCCTCCTCCAGGGACCTGACGAGGACACAGTGTGCCAGACCTGTCCCGACGGCAGCTACTCCACCACCGTGTCCGCCGTGCAGAACTGCACGCTGCACAGAGGCTGCGAGGCTGCGGGGCTGAGGCTGGTGCTGAAGGGCTCCACCTGGCACGACAGCGTGTGCACGAGCTGCGAAGAACTCAAATCCAGAGGTGAGACAACAACAAGTAACCCCAAACCGTCCGAACACATGGGTCGTTAATGCCTAGCCTCGAACACGACCCACAGAAGCGTGTTCTGTCCTCGTATCCAAACCAGAGAGGGTCCGATACTAGTTTTTCCTCCTGATATCGATTCCGATACCAGGACCTGCGTCTCGGCCGACAGCGAGTattgatccgataccagtgtgtcagaTCTTCtaacatttgtgttgtcttccgctcaaaatggaaaatcacaCTTTTCTTGACGCTTTTTATATCGATGTTTgatttttctgacgtttttgtccctttttttttttaaacacttttgaccctttttgcaatgtttgtccacttttttgTCAATACGAATCAGTGACTAttaactagttttacagttattttggaatttatgatcaataacCCTCATGtataagaaattatacctaatgttgagttagaaaagcagaaattaggaattattagactaaaatgaaaggaaatgtttGATagatgatcacagactggaacatgtcaactttaaatgctataaaattgaataagacgccccaaaattaatgaaagtagagattgtacGTGCCAAAgaagcgttgtgtggaatcagtcatgttattttggagaattaaaaagaacatgataggaaaacgggtcaatttgacctgaggacaacatgaggacgtcatgagggttaaaggtgcactatgagtttcCTGCGTGGTTTCAGCGcgatttcatttttatttcatatcaAAGGCGTCTCTCCTTGAaccgctagctgcctgccccctgaatacactgtgaaaaagcccgATCTTGGGAAACAACACAGGCGTCAATGTCGAAAAAACACTAAaggcacaggctgtgcaccaaaatacaacaaaccacaTTCCAGCCAATCAGCACCAAGATGGTTGCGGGAGGAGTGGGGGTTAGAGAAGGCCGATTTACAGTCGACACATCCGAGCTTGCTTAACCGAATAGATAgatattaattcaattcaatttcaattcaattttatttatggtatcaattcataacaagagttatcttgagacactttacagatagagcaggtctagaccacactctataatgtacaaggacccaacaggtctagtagtttcctccagagcaagcaacagggagagagtggagaggaaaaacttccttttaggaagaaacctgggacagacccagacccagacccagacctagacctagacccagacccagacccaggctcttggtaggcgttctctggtagttcatggcatagcagggcactgtgcggcattacaaggcattaatgattaaaaaaaaaaaaagggaaattatggtgttacagcagcacacgtacatcagacacacaacacagaatataaatatgcCAGGACTCTCCCCCTTGTAAACTAACTGGGTTAGGGTGAGTTATTTTATTGcgaatgaaaggcttgatccaATCAAGTAGGTCATCGGATCAAATCGAAACATTGACAGCAGTACTGCTGCCGGTTCtgcccatagacagttaaagaaatggaccaacagatcccgttgttctggacggagaccagtgaaggaaaatagaagcactgtTCCAGTGATGGCTTGGCATtacactgtcaaagtggcgcaaacatgaatggcagtcaatgggatgctaactgaaggtgatggcttcgtagcatggGAGCTACGATTAGAGacgagaggcttaccccctgcTTCTGCCGCTgattacctttttcttcttcttttagtcCGTAGACTTTTTTACCCCACCTGGCTCGAATGTCAAACTCTGCCTATGCTGGAATCTCTAATTTAAACCAGAGGGCTTTGCGGCCGTGGTTTTAACGCCGTTAACAATGTGAAACGGtcgcagtttggttaggtttaggcccGAAAAACGACTTAGTTAATGTCTGTAAAAAGGTTAAATACAGGTTTTCTCCCTTTATTCAATGCAAGTCCAAACTGAAGCACACGCTTGTTAGTCTGTAAATTTAATTACATGACTATGAACATCTATGGTTCCTGACGTTGGACTTAAAAGTGCTGggcattttgttattttcctcaATTGTCGTCCCCCATCCTGCTGAAAACCTCCTCCTCTACAGCTAATAACTTATGTTCAGTTACTATGGGGACGCCCTGATAGCTCAGTGggagagcaggcgcccatatatggaggtttactccATGACGCAGcggttgttgttgtcattgtcttgggtggtgctaagtgCCGGGTGGTGCAACGGTGCCTTTGCAAAAGAAGaagtacaacagaaaactcagatagtCAGATAgtctagcggtctggatttaccctgcaggagtgaggaccaggtaaccatagtcctcagattggacagatagtctagctagctgtctggatttaccctgcagagacctgaggaccaggtaaccatagtcctcagaaatcagcagAAATTTCAAATTcccacacaaagaaagcagaaggcgAAGGACCTCCGGCTGAAATGAGAGACATCCAGCAGATTTCCGGCGAGACTTAAACAATCCCGAAAATAAAACATCGTCGATATAGACTACGGAGGTGGGGGGGGATCACCAGACACCTTGCGACaagatatcatcacgatacttacgcCACGATataatattattgtgattttaaacatgttgcaatattctgcgatatttatattgcaatttataacgtTTTTCCCAACTTctgatttttcccaatttcaaatcacgtccccaaaaggaaacttagtccacatctgtttcatctaaaaagaaacatttctctgtttgttcatctcacttcaatgttattgttgaaaaatgggacaaactgaccaacaaatACATGATAAAAGATCCATTCTTGAcacctgtgtatcgatacagtattgccactgaaaatatcgcggtACTACGCTGTATcgattccccccccacccctaaagGACAGCAATGTATtctgtatctgtttttttttgtcccaccCCTGTTCCTCACCAGTTCCTGAttcccttctttctttcctgCAGACAGCGGGGACTACCTCAAAGAAATCATCCCGGCTTTCTTCATCCACCATAAAATGAACGCCCGGCGGCTGCGTCAGGTCGTTCACAACCTCCCGTCCGAGGACGGCAAGAGGCAAGGTGGAGCTTCAGGTCTCAACCAGTCGGAGCTCCACGCGCGGATCAACAGCTGGGTCGCCTCCGCCTCGGCCAATCAGATCCGGCAGCTCCCGGGGATCCTGACCCAAACGGGAGCGACCGGCGTCGCCGAGCGGCTACACAACAAGCTGCAGAGAATCGAGTCGAATCTAAAGCAGCTGTGTGCTCTGGGTAATGAGGTGGACGTACAGTGAAAGGCTGAGGTAGAAAGTACGTAGTTATACTGTAGCAACAAAAGAGGTCCAGTGTTCATTCGAAAAAAagacttttctatttttttcctgtAGTTCAAGAATTGCTGCCCTATTCGAGAGGCACGGTCAATACAATACTTCTTTTTGTATGAGTTAAAAACAGAATACCGTTCAATTAGTGGAATAGTTTGTTCACTTCCATCTGCATTAAGCGGATTaacattcccttttttttcaggacatttcagttttttgttgttgctgtttttttattcttagaATTGACCAAACAACCCAGACCTTACCCTGCTTTAAATGACCTGCTCCTTTGCTGTTTGCATAAGAAATAACCATAATAACTATGCCAGGCTATATGTTTTCAGGTGATCCACAGGAATAGTATGTCATGTAATATTAGATCATATTaggaaaaagatttaaaaaaaaaaggtctgttcATGAGGAGTACACGCCTCACAGGCGAACCAATTAAAGAAAATTCATGAGATCACACGTGCATACTTGTGGTATCTGACTGAACCCTTTAAAACTGTAGTAGGCAGTGTATTTTTGGCATTGTTGGGCAAAAATTCCATAAAACCCTTTCAGCCTAAAGACTTCTGAACGTCCTCTTGGCTCTGTTTACAGACGAGAGActctttggccaatcacaggccAGAGAGCTCCGGTTCTGGGAGTGAAAATCCCGTTCAGTTTCTCAATCAGGGTTTTGATTGGTGATTGGCTAGTAAAGGTCTACCATTGAGGTCCATGATAGTTTATGCACACAGTCTTGTTCCTTTGccttttttacgttttttttattttttattataatgcGCCGAGTCAAATGTTTTATGGTCCCAATTCATCTTGTAGCTGGTTGGCTTGATTCCAAGCACCAAGACTCATTATATAAGCATTTAAAgttttagtgcgtaactttttggaCCTTAATGAATGTGACTGTGTTCAGATGATTGTCGTCCAGCAACTTTCCTAATAGTGGCTACTAGTAactgcgtggggggggggggagaggcgATCACGGAAGGATTGTttcatgtggatgcgccaacagtgttgttgtcattactcagagttcctcatgggggcgacagaaacgacgcactatagctttaatgtaAACATCAGTAGAGATATTGAATGGGGAAAATCACTTCCAGAACCAGAGCCATTCATAAAAGTGGGAGCGAGGGAgcattcctattggctgttcctcacatgcagacagagaggggagaggcGGAGCTGCAGGAAGAGGTCTCACTCTGCTTGAAATTCTGACTTTTGTGCGTGCTTTCTaactactgcagctttaacaaGGTACACATTTTCCGCAAAGGTCTTACTGTACATTTCACCTGGGTCCTTACAGCAACAAGCATTGTATGTTACAACACAATTAACAACAAAAACCtcctattctttttttctgggggtgaaaacagagagagaactTGCAGGAATACAGAATATAGTGACGTGAAGTGTCGGGCTTCAGTATATCTACCTCTGTCTATGTCTGCAGTTTAACAGGCACCGGTTTGTCATTTTGTGTAGCGGCTCACTATGTgaacttaatttatttttgctatttaTAGAAAACGAGGTAAAATGCATCGTGAGAGGAACGCGGGTGGAggagtttttgtgttttgtgccaTTCGTGATTGACATTTAAAGCAAGAGTAGAACTGTATGCAAGTGAATCT includes these proteins:
- the LOC116685318 gene encoding tumor necrosis factor receptor superfamily member 6B, producing RHSECPSGQQTLTTGRPDEDTVCQTCPDGSYSTTVSAVQNCTLHRGCEAAGLRLVLKGSTWHDSVCTSCEELKSRDSGDYLKEIIPAFFIHHKMNARRLRQVVHNLPSEDGKRQGGASGLNQSELHARINSWVASASANQIRQLPGILTQTGATGVAERLHNKLQRIESNLKQLCALGNEVDVQ